In one window of Chryseobacterium phocaeense DNA:
- a CDS encoding DegT/DnrJ/EryC1/StrS family aminotransferase produces the protein MKKEKIWLSPPHMGGNELRYVHQALDTNWISQYGSNIDEFENSLENYFGSSSHVTALSSGTAAIHLALRMLNVEKGDFVICQSFTFVATANPVLYLNAVPVFVDSESQTWNMCPEALEDAVKYCIQQGKKPKAIIVVLSYGMPFMVEEIFQISKKYEIPVIEDSAEALGSRYKDRLCGTFGDFSVISFNGNKIITTGGGGALISRNAEDKVRALFLSTQAKDDMEFYGHSEIGYNYRMDNVAAGIGRGQMDTLEEKIMQRRQNHDFYQEAVKNIEDIELFSEPDSNFFSNYWLNTIILKNGLSKENLKARFSQENIETRYLWKPMHLQPLFQGYKFFGNNLSGTLFETGLCLPSGTNLTDEHRSRISEVLQSKIH, from the coding sequence TTGAAAAAAGAAAAGATTTGGCTATCGCCCCCTCACATGGGAGGGAACGAGCTGAGATACGTACACCAGGCACTGGATACCAACTGGATTTCACAATATGGTTCTAATATAGATGAGTTTGAGAACAGCCTCGAAAATTATTTTGGAAGCAGCTCTCATGTCACCGCTCTGTCTTCCGGTACTGCAGCTATTCATCTGGCGCTACGGATGCTGAATGTGGAGAAAGGGGATTTTGTCATTTGTCAGTCTTTTACTTTTGTGGCTACAGCCAATCCAGTCCTTTATCTGAATGCCGTGCCAGTATTTGTAGACAGCGAAAGCCAAACCTGGAATATGTGTCCTGAGGCACTGGAAGATGCTGTTAAATATTGTATTCAGCAGGGGAAAAAGCCTAAAGCAATTATTGTAGTATTATCCTACGGAATGCCTTTTATGGTGGAAGAAATATTCCAGATCTCAAAAAAATATGAAATCCCGGTTATTGAAGACAGTGCTGAAGCATTGGGAAGCAGATACAAGGACCGCTTATGCGGAACTTTTGGAGATTTTTCTGTGATAAGTTTTAATGGAAACAAGATTATTACCACCGGAGGAGGAGGAGCTTTGATTTCCAGAAATGCTGAAGATAAGGTCAGGGCTCTTTTTTTGTCTACACAGGCTAAAGATGATATGGAATTTTACGGCCATTCAGAAATAGGCTATAACTACAGGATGGATAATGTAGCTGCCGGAATAGGAAGAGGACAGATGGATACACTGGAGGAAAAAATCATGCAGCGGAGACAAAATCATGATTTTTATCAGGAAGCAGTGAAAAATATTGAAGATATTGAACTGTTTTCCGAACCTGATAGTAATTTCTTTTCTAATTACTGGCTCAATACAATTATCCTGAAAAATGGTTTGTCTAAAGAAAATTTAAAGGCCAGATTTTCACAGGAGAACATAGAAACCAGATACCTATGGAAACCCATGCACCTTCAGCCACTGTTTCAGGGATATAAGTTCTTTGGTAATAATTTATCTGGTACACTTTTTGAAACAGGACTGTGCCTGCCGTCCGGAACCAATTTAACAGATGAACACAGAAGCAGGATTTCGGAGGTGCTACAAAGTAAAATTCACTAA
- a CDS encoding NAD(P)/FAD-dependent oxidoreductase, translated as MKNYDVIIIGGSYAGLSAGMALGRSLRNILIIDSGKPCNRQTLHSHNFITHDGKTPKEISDLAREQVAAYPTVNFHEDIVTRLKKTEGGFEAETATGEKFSAKKLILASGVKDKMPDIPGFADCWGISVLHCPYCHGYEVRNEVTGILSDGDMAYDFTKLVYNLTKDLFLFTNGKSILSKEQKDKLAQNNISLIEDEVEKIEHENGNIRKIIFKTGKEISLKALYAKIPFEQNINAEKDLGCELTEQGFIKVDFMQKTNIPGVFAGGDNVTMMRSVATAIAQGNFTGAVVNKELSEEEF; from the coding sequence ATGAAAAACTACGACGTTATTATTATAGGAGGGAGCTATGCCGGATTATCCGCAGGAATGGCTTTGGGTAGATCATTAAGAAATATTCTGATCATCGACAGTGGAAAACCATGCAACAGACAGACTCTGCATTCCCATAATTTCATTACACACGACGGAAAAACACCGAAAGAAATTTCAGATCTGGCCCGTGAACAGGTCGCTGCATACCCTACTGTGAACTTTCATGAAGACATCGTTACCCGACTGAAAAAAACAGAAGGTGGTTTTGAAGCTGAAACAGCAACAGGCGAAAAGTTCAGTGCCAAGAAACTTATCCTGGCTTCGGGAGTGAAAGACAAGATGCCGGATATTCCGGGGTTTGCGGACTGCTGGGGAATTTCGGTGCTGCATTGCCCGTATTGCCACGGCTATGAGGTGAGAAATGAAGTGACGGGAATTCTTTCAGATGGTGATATGGCCTACGACTTTACGAAACTGGTCTATAATTTAACGAAGGATCTGTTTTTATTTACCAATGGAAAATCAATTCTTTCAAAAGAGCAGAAAGATAAGCTGGCACAAAATAACATTAGCCTGATTGAAGATGAAGTTGAAAAAATAGAGCATGAAAACGGGAATATAAGGAAAATTATTTTTAAAACCGGAAAAGAGATTTCCTTAAAAGCACTATATGCTAAAATCCCTTTTGAACAGAATATCAATGCTGAAAAAGATCTTGGCTGTGAGCTCACGGAACAGGGTTTCATTAAAGTTGATTTTATGCAGAAGACCAATATTCCGGGAGTTTTTGCGGGTGGAGACAATGTAACGATGATGAGATCGGTTGCTACCGCAATTGCGCAGGGTAATTTCACCGGAGCTGTGGTCAATAAAGAACTGTCAGAAGAAGAATTTTAA
- the glyA gene encoding serine hydroxymethyltransferase → MDIIFDLIEKERQRQAHGLELIASENFVSENVMKAMGSVLTNKYAEGYPGKRYYGGCEVVDEVETLAIDRAKELFGVDYVNVQPHSGSQANAAVYLAVLKPGDKIMGMDLSMGGHLTHGSGVNFSGIQYQVVSYGVEKETGLIDYNQMREVALRERPKMLIAGFSAYSRDLDYAKYREIADEIGATLWADIAHPAGLVAKGLLNSPFEHCHVVTTTTHKTLRGPRGGMIMMGKDFENTYGHKTPKGETKMMSQVLDGAVFPGIQGGPLEHVIAGKAVAFAEALDGQFETYAKQVRANAQALSKAMIDRGFDIVSGGTDNHLMLVDLRNKNVNGKETEKALVLADITCNKNMVPFDDKSPFTTSGIRLGTAAITTRGLKENDMDTIAGLISEVVDNIKNEEVISSVRKKVNELMEGRALFNY, encoded by the coding sequence ATGGACATTATTTTCGACCTGATTGAAAAAGAAAGACAAAGACAAGCCCATGGATTAGAGCTTATTGCGTCAGAAAACTTCGTTTCTGAAAACGTAATGAAAGCAATGGGAAGTGTGCTGACCAACAAATATGCTGAAGGATATCCCGGAAAGAGGTATTACGGAGGTTGTGAAGTAGTAGATGAGGTTGAAACATTAGCCATAGACAGGGCAAAAGAACTTTTCGGTGTTGATTATGTCAACGTGCAGCCGCATTCAGGTTCCCAGGCTAATGCTGCCGTTTATCTTGCGGTTTTGAAACCTGGTGACAAAATTATGGGAATGGACCTTTCTATGGGAGGGCACCTTACTCACGGATCAGGAGTGAATTTCTCCGGAATCCAGTATCAGGTGGTATCTTATGGGGTGGAAAAAGAAACTGGTCTTATCGATTACAACCAGATGAGAGAAGTGGCTTTAAGAGAAAGACCGAAAATGCTGATTGCAGGTTTTTCTGCCTATTCAAGAGACTTGGATTATGCCAAATACAGAGAGATTGCTGATGAGATCGGGGCAACACTTTGGGCGGATATAGCTCACCCGGCCGGTCTGGTAGCAAAAGGATTGCTAAACTCTCCGTTTGAACACTGCCATGTAGTAACCACTACCACTCATAAAACATTAAGAGGTCCTAGAGGAGGAATGATCATGATGGGGAAAGATTTCGAAAATACATATGGGCATAAAACTCCAAAAGGAGAAACCAAGATGATGAGCCAGGTACTGGATGGAGCTGTTTTCCCGGGAATTCAGGGAGGTCCTCTGGAGCACGTTATTGCCGGTAAAGCGGTAGCGTTTGCTGAAGCACTGGACGGTCAGTTTGAAACCTATGCCAAGCAGGTGAGAGCCAATGCCCAGGCGCTATCAAAAGCGATGATCGACAGAGGTTTCGATATTGTAAGCGGAGGAACAGACAACCATTTAATGCTGGTAGACCTCAGAAATAAAAATGTAAACGGAAAAGAAACAGAAAAGGCTTTGGTGCTGGCGGATATTACCTGCAACAAAAACATGGTTCCTTTTGATGATAAATCGCCGTTTACGACTTCCGGTATCAGATTAGGAACTGCTGCCATTACTACCAGAGGTCTTAAAGAAAATGATATGGATACGATTGCAGGACTGATCTCTGAGGTTGTTGACAATATCAAAAACGAAGAAGTGATCTCTTCTGTGAGAAAGAAAGTTAATGAACTGATGGAAGGCAGAGCGTTATTCAACTATTAA
- a CDS encoding ABC transporter permease, with protein sequence MNIIFKKDTWQEIYYSLRNNKLRTFLTMIGVGWGMFLYVSLLGAAKGMENGFDKLFSGFATNSIFLWAQKTSIPYDGFPKGREVHLNLSDMDMLKRKVNGIDYISPQNARGSFTGTPGESMSRNGKSGTYSLTGDYSVGNKISEKKLIFGRYINDADVMGNKNVAVIGEEIYKNFFDAKKKENPVGKQVNIKGLFFNVIGVFRVKKGGGFENDRTAFIPLSTYTKMYNAGEQIDMFAIVSKPNVNVGGVEETVKQVLKKKNKVSPEDTNAFGSFNLGKEFKKLTGFLTGMQLLTIIVGTLTILAGVIAISNILLITVKERTKEIGIRRALGAKPAEVRNQILLESVVITLSSGILGFMCGIFVLIILNIVTQNQDEFPFYNPTVNYGNVFGAMAVMVILGLIIGMIPAQRAVKIRPIEALRSE encoded by the coding sequence GTGAATATTATATTTAAAAAAGATACTTGGCAGGAAATTTATTATTCACTGAGGAATAATAAGCTTCGGACGTTCCTTACCATGATTGGTGTAGGCTGGGGAATGTTTTTGTATGTAAGTCTTCTTGGAGCGGCCAAAGGAATGGAAAACGGTTTTGATAAATTGTTTTCCGGATTTGCAACCAACTCTATTTTTCTTTGGGCCCAGAAAACCTCTATTCCGTATGACGGATTCCCTAAAGGACGGGAAGTTCACCTGAATTTATCAGATATGGACATGCTGAAAAGAAAAGTTAACGGCATAGATTATATCTCGCCGCAGAATGCCAGGGGAAGCTTCACCGGAACACCGGGAGAATCCATGTCAAGGAATGGTAAAAGCGGGACGTACTCGCTTACCGGAGATTACTCGGTAGGAAATAAAATTTCTGAAAAGAAACTTATTTTCGGGCGTTACATCAATGATGCCGACGTAATGGGAAATAAGAACGTGGCAGTAATAGGGGAAGAGATTTACAAGAACTTTTTCGATGCCAAGAAAAAAGAAAATCCGGTTGGAAAGCAGGTGAATATAAAAGGATTGTTTTTTAATGTGATCGGCGTTTTCAGAGTGAAGAAAGGCGGCGGTTTTGAAAATGACCGTACGGCATTTATTCCACTTTCAACCTACACAAAAATGTATAATGCGGGGGAGCAGATCGATATGTTTGCCATCGTAAGTAAACCTAATGTGAATGTGGGTGGAGTAGAAGAAACTGTAAAGCAGGTGCTTAAAAAGAAAAATAAAGTGTCTCCTGAAGATACCAATGCCTTCGGAAGTTTTAACCTGGGAAAGGAATTTAAAAAGCTCACGGGCTTTCTGACCGGAATGCAGCTTTTAACCATTATTGTAGGTACTCTGACTATTCTTGCAGGTGTTATTGCCATCTCGAATATCCTTCTGATCACCGTAAAAGAAAGAACCAAAGAAATCGGAATCCGGAGAGCTTTAGGAGCAAAACCTGCTGAAGTAAGAAATCAGATCCTTCTTGAAAGTGTTGTGATTACGCTTTCCTCGGGAATTCTCGGATTTATGTGCGGAATTTTTGTTCTGATCATATTAAATATAGTAACGCAGAACCAGGATGAATTTCCGTTCTATAACCCAACGGTGAACTATGGAAATGTATTCGGAGCCATGGCAGTGATGGTAATTCTCGGTTTGATTATCGGAATGATTCCGGCACAGCGGGCCGTGAAGATACGGCCTATTGAAGCACTTAGATCGGAGTGA
- a CDS encoding regulatory protein RecX, whose translation MEKKSFTFDEIKLKLVNYCVYQDRCHAEVEQKMREFLLIDEAKDEIILYLLKENYLNEERFTRSYIRGKFYIKHWGRNKIRIHLKQKQISDKLISSCFDEIDEEDYEKMIRKIFDDYYSRQNGLKEYQKKSKTIKYLMSRGFEYEKINDTFGET comes from the coding sequence ATGGAGAAAAAATCTTTTACTTTTGATGAAATTAAGCTGAAACTGGTGAATTACTGTGTTTATCAGGACCGCTGCCATGCAGAAGTGGAGCAGAAAATGCGCGAGTTTTTACTGATTGATGAAGCAAAGGATGAAATCATCCTGTACCTGCTTAAGGAGAATTATCTGAACGAGGAAAGATTTACAAGAAGTTATATCAGGGGAAAGTTCTACATCAAGCATTGGGGAAGAAATAAAATCAGAATACATCTGAAGCAGAAACAGATTTCCGACAAACTGATCAGCAGCTGCTTTGATGAAATAGATGAAGAGGATTATGAGAAAATGATCAGAAAGATCTTTGATGATTACTATTCAAGGCAAAATGGTTTGAAAGAATATCAAAAAAAATCCAAAACAATTAAATATTTAATGAGCAGAGGTTTTGAATATGAAAAAATAAATGATACTTTTGGAGAAACATAA
- a CDS encoding efflux RND transporter periplasmic adaptor subunit, whose amino-acid sequence MKKKFTWKKAIYIVLGLLFAVALFSGIGYLVKSNSKQSEAFLTRKPSYQNMEDKVMATGKIIPKEEIEIKPNIAGIIDKILVDEGDKVTAGQLIATVRIIPNIADVNNAQQEVVNSQLQISNAKMNVDNMQKQFAMQDKLYKQGVISKQEYLNSQQQLFSQQQNLKNANQQLITAQKRLQIVKTGATPELQGLATTQIRSKAAGTVLEVPVKVGSQVIEANSFNAGTTICSIADLNSLIFQGEIDEAQAGKLKQGMDMKIVIGALQNKTFPGKLTMIAPKGKDNLGTIKFPVEGDVNNPNNEYIRAGFSANGEIVLKSEKNALLLDESLIQYEKKNGKDTPFVEVKQADGKFKKVYVKLGASDGINVQILSGLTKDSEVKVWNPSDKDKEELKEKKK is encoded by the coding sequence ATGAAAAAGAAATTCACTTGGAAAAAAGCCATTTATATTGTACTGGGGCTTTTATTTGCAGTGGCGTTGTTCTCCGGGATCGGGTATCTCGTGAAATCAAATTCTAAACAGAGTGAAGCTTTCCTGACCAGAAAACCAAGCTACCAGAACATGGAAGACAAAGTAATGGCTACCGGAAAGATCATTCCAAAAGAAGAGATCGAGATCAAACCGAATATTGCAGGAATCATTGATAAAATCCTGGTAGATGAAGGAGATAAAGTGACAGCAGGACAGCTGATTGCTACTGTGAGAATTATCCCTAATATTGCTGATGTCAACAATGCTCAGCAGGAAGTAGTGAATTCCCAGCTGCAGATCAGCAATGCTAAAATGAATGTGGATAATATGCAGAAGCAGTTTGCCATGCAGGATAAACTGTACAAGCAGGGCGTAATTTCCAAGCAGGAGTATTTAAACTCGCAGCAACAGTTGTTTTCTCAGCAGCAGAACCTTAAGAATGCCAATCAGCAGCTGATTACCGCTCAAAAAAGATTACAGATTGTAAAAACCGGTGCTACTCCTGAATTACAGGGGTTGGCAACCACTCAGATCCGTTCCAAAGCAGCAGGTACCGTTCTTGAAGTTCCTGTAAAAGTGGGGAGCCAGGTAATTGAGGCTAACTCATTCAATGCAGGAACTACGATCTGTTCTATTGCAGACCTTAATTCACTGATCTTCCAGGGAGAAATTGATGAAGCCCAGGCTGGAAAACTGAAGCAGGGGATGGATATGAAAATCGTAATCGGTGCCCTTCAGAATAAAACATTTCCCGGAAAGCTAACGATGATTGCTCCCAAAGGAAAAGATAATCTGGGAACCATTAAATTCCCTGTGGAAGGGGATGTCAATAACCCGAATAATGAATACATCAGAGCAGGATTCTCTGCCAACGGGGAAATTGTCCTGAAATCTGAAAAAAATGCTTTGCTTTTAGACGAATCTCTGATCCAGTATGAAAAGAAAAACGGAAAAGACACTCCTTTTGTAGAAGTGAAACAGGCTGACGGAAAATTCAAAAAAGTCTATGTGAAACTTGGAGCCAGCGACGGGATCAACGTACAAATCCTTTCCGGATTGACCAAAGACTCTGAAGTGAAAGTTTGGAACCCTTCCGATAAAGACAAGGAAGAGCTTAAAGAAAAGAAAAAATAG
- a CDS encoding glycosyltransferase family 39 protein, with product MKKNYLILFFFIAAKFILQYSLISPEYELHRDEYLHLDQGNHLAWGYLSVPPVNSWLAWTIKILGGSVFWVKFFPALFGALTIVAVWKIVEELDGNLYAKILASTGILLSVLLRVNMLFQPTSLEILLWTLIYYALIRYFNSEKIKWLYIAAIFFGLGFLNKYNIAFSVLGIIPAILLTKQRKIFLQPHLYGAGFLALMIILPNLLWQYHNHFPVVHHMKELTERQLVHVDRFDFFKSQILFFIGSVLVVIAGLYAFLFYKTFEKFRFLFWAYVITIVLFVFFKAKDYYAIGLYPVLIAGGAVFLEHVFGKDRRKLLKPVFILIPVLLFLPLYQVAFPNKSPEYITTHHAKYKEMGLLRWEDGKDHSLPQDFADMQGWKELARKVDKEYSQLSESGNTLVLCDNYGQAGAINYYSRKGIRAVSFNADYINWFNLEKKYDHLIRVKESFSSRDELKETSAYFESSEAADSIVNQYAREKGTTIFSFRKAKIDIRKKLQDEIDEEKSKY from the coding sequence ATGAAGAAAAACTACCTCATTCTTTTCTTCTTTATAGCCGCAAAATTTATTCTGCAGTATTCCCTGATCAGCCCGGAATATGAGCTACACAGGGACGAATACCTGCATCTGGACCAGGGGAATCATCTGGCGTGGGGATATCTTTCCGTCCCGCCTGTGAATTCATGGTTGGCATGGACCATTAAAATATTAGGAGGATCCGTATTTTGGGTTAAATTTTTTCCGGCGCTGTTTGGGGCTTTAACCATTGTTGCTGTATGGAAAATCGTTGAAGAGCTTGATGGGAATTTATATGCTAAAATTCTGGCTTCAACCGGAATTCTACTTTCTGTGCTTCTCCGGGTGAATATGCTTTTTCAGCCGACATCCCTGGAGATCCTGCTTTGGACACTGATTTATTACGCTCTGATCCGGTATTTTAATTCCGAAAAAATAAAATGGCTCTACATAGCCGCTATCTTCTTCGGACTTGGCTTTCTGAACAAATACAATATTGCTTTTTCCGTGTTGGGGATTATTCCGGCTATTTTGCTGACAAAGCAAAGAAAGATATTTCTTCAGCCTCATCTTTACGGTGCAGGATTCCTGGCGCTGATGATTATACTTCCCAACTTGCTGTGGCAGTACCATAATCATTTTCCGGTTGTTCATCATATGAAAGAACTTACCGAACGGCAGCTGGTACATGTTGACCGTTTTGATTTTTTTAAATCGCAGATCCTTTTTTTCATCGGTTCAGTTCTGGTGGTCATCGCCGGATTGTATGCATTCCTGTTTTATAAGACTTTTGAGAAGTTCAGGTTTTTATTCTGGGCTTATGTAATCACGATCGTTCTGTTTGTATTTTTTAAAGCTAAAGATTATTATGCCATTGGACTTTATCCTGTTTTAATAGCCGGCGGAGCAGTGTTTCTGGAACATGTTTTTGGCAAAGACCGGAGGAAATTGCTTAAACCTGTATTCATCTTAATCCCTGTATTGCTTTTTTTACCCCTGTATCAGGTGGCTTTTCCAAACAAAAGTCCTGAGTATATCACCACCCATCACGCGAAGTATAAAGAAATGGGGCTGCTTCGCTGGGAAGACGGAAAAGATCATTCATTGCCTCAGGATTTTGCCGATATGCAGGGCTGGAAAGAGCTTGCCCGCAAGGTAGATAAGGAATATTCACAATTGTCGGAATCCGGAAATACGCTCGTGCTTTGTGATAATTACGGGCAGGCCGGGGCCATCAATTACTATTCAAGAAAAGGGATACGGGCGGTGTCCTTTAATGCAGATTATATCAACTGGTTCAATCTTGAAAAAAAGTATGATCATCTTATCAGGGTCAAAGAATCGTTTTCAAGCAGGGATGAATTAAAAGAAACATCTGCTTATTTTGAAAGTTCAGAAGCAGCAGATTCTATTGTTAATCAATATGCCCGCGAAAAAGGAACTACCATCTTCAGCTTCCGGAAAGCAAAAATTGATATAAGAAAAAAGCTGCAGGATGAAATTGATGAAGAAAAAAGTAAATATTAA
- a CDS encoding polysaccharide biosynthesis protein produces MYSSLRKKIFGGDNVVNLSDVRYLPRWIILVIDIIILAMSLFLSTYTIEKITQKEFIYHEDKSIVFAFIILVNSVFMYLFKTYAGIIRHSTFIDLFKLLISCFCTMAVVGIVNLIYFWITGGKFILTPFLILYFIISFMGLFLFRLYVKEFFHIVREYRRSTLKKRILVLGIDEQSIAIARAILDNPSLPYQVVGFLTQRTDSKRASLLGKPIYEKRRIEEATKDDLIIDGVIIVKEMMSKDEMNSWVNLFLEKDLNIFKAPSVQKLRDSDLGGAIRNLQIEDLLNRKPIKIENEEVKSRHYNKNILVTGGAGSIGSEIVRQVAQFNPALIVVLDQAETPLYDIELEVKEKFPHIRFKFVLADVSNIYRIEPLFQTYNFSMVYHAAAYKHVPLVEENPNEAIRVNVLGSKNIAVLSSRYKVNRFVMISTDKAVNPTNVMGASKRAAELFVQSLQHVEGNTTKFITTRFGNVLGSNGSVIPHFKRQIEAGGPVTITHPDIVRYFMTIPEACELVLQAGTMGHGGEIFVFDMGEPVKILDLARRMIKLSGFEPNIDIKIIYTGLRPGEKLYEELLSDNAKTLPTHNEKIMISKDPTMEFLEIENLINLITDASVMEDKVNVVKLLKTIVPEFKSNNSVYEQLDK; encoded by the coding sequence ATGTACAGCTCTCTTAGAAAAAAAATATTTGGAGGTGATAATGTTGTCAATCTCTCAGACGTAAGATACCTTCCCAGATGGATAATACTTGTAATAGACATTATTATTCTGGCCATGTCTTTGTTTCTTTCTACCTATACTATTGAAAAAATTACCCAGAAAGAGTTTATTTATCACGAAGATAAAAGCATTGTTTTTGCGTTTATTATTTTGGTCAATAGCGTTTTTATGTATTTGTTCAAAACGTATGCGGGGATAATCAGACATTCAACATTTATTGACCTTTTTAAGCTGCTGATATCATGCTTCTGTACCATGGCTGTAGTGGGGATCGTTAACCTGATCTATTTCTGGATTACCGGAGGTAAGTTTATCTTAACGCCATTCCTTATTTTATACTTCATTATTTCTTTCATGGGGCTGTTTCTTTTCAGGCTTTACGTGAAAGAATTCTTCCATATTGTGCGGGAATACAGGAGAAGTACACTGAAAAAAAGGATTCTGGTACTGGGTATTGATGAGCAGTCTATTGCCATAGCACGTGCTATATTGGACAATCCAAGCCTTCCTTATCAGGTAGTAGGTTTTCTTACCCAAAGGACGGATTCCAAAAGAGCCTCTTTACTGGGAAAACCTATCTACGAGAAAAGAAGAATAGAAGAAGCTACAAAAGATGATCTTATCATTGATGGGGTTATTATTGTTAAAGAAATGATGTCTAAGGATGAAATGAATTCATGGGTGAATTTATTTTTAGAAAAAGACCTGAATATCTTCAAAGCACCTTCCGTTCAAAAATTAAGAGACAGTGATTTGGGTGGTGCTATAAGAAACCTTCAGATTGAAGACCTTCTTAACAGAAAGCCTATAAAAATTGAAAATGAAGAGGTAAAAAGCAGACATTACAATAAAAATATACTGGTAACGGGCGGAGCCGGTTCTATCGGTAGCGAAATTGTAAGACAGGTAGCGCAATTTAATCCTGCACTAATTGTTGTTTTAGACCAGGCAGAAACACCGTTGTACGATATCGAGCTTGAAGTCAAGGAGAAATTCCCACATATCAGGTTTAAATTTGTTTTAGCGGATGTCTCCAATATATATAGAATAGAGCCTCTGTTTCAAACCTATAATTTCTCAATGGTATACCATGCGGCGGCATACAAACATGTTCCACTGGTAGAAGAAAACCCGAATGAAGCCATTCGCGTCAATGTGTTAGGGTCAAAAAACATCGCAGTTTTATCAAGCCGTTATAAAGTGAACAGATTTGTCATGATTTCTACAGATAAAGCTGTAAATCCTACAAATGTTATGGGCGCTTCCAAAAGGGCTGCCGAATTATTTGTTCAGTCTTTACAGCATGTTGAAGGAAATACCACCAAATTTATTACCACAAGATTTGGAAATGTATTGGGATCAAACGGTTCCGTAATTCCACACTTTAAAAGGCAAATCGAAGCAGGAGGACCTGTGACGATTACCCATCCGGATATTGTGAGATACTTCATGACTATCCCGGAAGCCTGTGAGCTTGTTTTACAGGCAGGAACCATGGGACATGGAGGGGAGATCTTTGTATTCGATATGGGAGAACCCGTAAAAATCCTGGATCTGGCCAGAAGAATGATCAAATTATCCGGTTTTGAACCTAATATAGATATAAAAATCATCTATACCGGATTAAGACCGGGAGAGAAGCTTTACGAAGAATTATTAAGTGATAATGCCAAAACGCTTCCTACCCATAACGAAAAGATTATGATTTCCAAAGATCCAACCATGGAATTCCTGGAAATAGAAAATCTTATCAACCTAATTACAGATGCTTCTGTAATGGAAGACAAAGTAAATGTAGTGAAGCTTTTGAAAACAATTGTTCCGGAATTTAAGAGTAATAATTCGGTCTATGAACAATTAGATAAATAG